Proteins encoded in a region of the Scrofimicrobium sp. R131 genome:
- a CDS encoding GNAT family N-acetyltransferase, producing MLSSSIDLELFPAELVDGKPNPATANFYRVARSAFHGGEPSEENVDLWSRAGAGNHSVLTGAYDRNRNLDPAFAERPVGTFEVASGWVNVGRGRLLPAGLVTWVSVRPTHRRRGILREMMELNLRQQAEAGVPVAVLTASEAGIYSRFGFQNVYSAGELRLRTNRFKLRPEAKSRVQAAGSMMQVSIPWLLEHRSDLSAAYLRSYRGCVDSRTGMAFDLYRNESDGKLRSRLYAAVHLNERGVLDGLVSYRTSDGNDGGARVVELLAADPTVELALWDYLAHLDLIKEIQAHPQPVDHLLLTALVDQRAVEVASVTDHMWARVLDPVRTLRERAYSPAAMDAGLTITFEVVDPLGLAAGTFELSLDRGEVRVTRVDGAVTNLRVQVQALAALVFGAPSPTQLAAAGQIEGASAQVVDYLDAMFAPVGLSRCPTEF from the coding sequence ATGCTGAGTAGCTCAATTGATCTAGAACTGTTTCCGGCCGAGCTGGTGGATGGCAAGCCTAACCCGGCCACGGCCAACTTCTACCGGGTGGCTCGCAGTGCCTTCCACGGCGGGGAACCAAGCGAGGAAAACGTCGACCTCTGGTCCCGGGCCGGCGCCGGCAACCACTCGGTCCTTACCGGGGCCTACGACCGCAATCGGAATCTCGATCCGGCCTTTGCCGAGCGTCCGGTCGGGACCTTCGAAGTAGCCTCCGGCTGGGTCAACGTGGGTCGGGGGCGCCTGCTGCCGGCCGGGCTGGTGACCTGGGTGAGTGTCCGGCCCACCCACCGGCGCCGAGGGATCCTCCGCGAAATGATGGAGCTGAACCTGCGCCAACAGGCCGAAGCCGGGGTTCCGGTGGCGGTGCTGACCGCCTCGGAGGCCGGAATTTACAGCCGGTTCGGCTTCCAGAACGTGTACTCGGCCGGTGAGCTGCGGCTACGGACCAACCGATTCAAGCTTCGGCCAGAGGCGAAGTCCCGTGTGCAGGCGGCCGGTTCCATGATGCAGGTTTCTATCCCCTGGCTGCTGGAGCACCGCTCCGACCTGTCGGCTGCCTATCTGCGCAGCTACCGAGGCTGCGTCGATTCCCGCACCGGGATGGCCTTCGACCTGTATCGGAACGAGTCCGACGGGAAGCTGCGCTCGCGTCTGTACGCGGCAGTTCACCTGAACGAGCGCGGAGTCCTCGACGGACTGGTGTCTTACCGCACCAGCGACGGGAACGACGGCGGGGCCCGCGTGGTCGAGTTGCTGGCCGCCGACCCAACCGTGGAACTGGCCCTGTGGGACTACCTGGCTCACCTGGACCTAATCAAAGAGATCCAGGCGCACCCGCAGCCGGTCGACCACCTGCTACTGACCGCCCTGGTAGACCAGCGAGCAGTCGAGGTAGCTTCGGTAACTGATCACATGTGGGCACGGGTGCTGGATCCGGTCCGAACCCTGCGCGAACGCGCCTACTCGCCGGCGGCCATGGACGCGGGCCTGACGATTACCTTTGAAGTCGTCGACCCGCTGGGGCTGGCGGCCGGTACCTTCGAACTGAGTTTGGATCGGGGCGAGGTGCGGGTCACCCGCGTTGATGGCGCCGTGACCAATCTTCGGGTGCAGGTGCAGGCCCTCGCCGCCCTAGTTTTCGGTGCTCCCTCCCCTACCCAGCTGGCTGCCGCCGGTCAGATTGAGGGAGCCTCCGCCCAGGTGGTCGACTACTTGGACGCCATGTTTGCCCCGGTGGGCCTGTCCCGCTGTCCGACCGAGTTTTAG
- a CDS encoding class I SAM-dependent methyltransferase, translated as MTDLSPQAEEWERRYQTRSQLWSGRPQPTLVEVAESLPPGRSVDLGTGEGADVLWLAEHGWEALGLDLSPTAIARARDEAERRGQERAQFRVGDFLTDPELVPGSYDLVTAFFIHPRTAAGRQQFLARATSLVAPGGHLLVVSHAREVKGTNPGIGHGPSPVDPAEDERLLRSQSSFRPIRVGVEAGLFLRADGTRETRADAVVFGRID; from the coding sequence ATGACCGATCTGAGCCCCCAGGCTGAGGAGTGGGAGCGGCGCTACCAAACCCGCTCCCAGCTCTGGTCTGGTCGTCCGCAACCGACCCTGGTCGAGGTGGCCGAGAGTTTGCCCCCGGGCCGTTCCGTAGATTTGGGCACGGGCGAGGGGGCCGACGTCCTCTGGCTGGCCGAGCACGGTTGGGAGGCCCTCGGATTGGACCTGTCACCGACCGCGATCGCGCGCGCCCGGGACGAGGCGGAGCGGCGCGGGCAGGAGCGAGCTCAGTTCCGGGTGGGCGACTTTTTGACCGACCCGGAGTTGGTTCCCGGCTCCTACGACCTGGTGACCGCCTTCTTCATTCACCCGCGGACCGCCGCGGGACGCCAGCAGTTCCTCGCCCGGGCGACCTCGCTGGTGGCTCCCGGCGGTCACCTGCTGGTGGTCTCGCACGCGCGCGAGGTGAAAGGCACCAACCCGGGAATTGGGCACGGGCCCTCCCCGGTGGATCCGGCCGAGGACGAGCGGCTTTTGCGCTCCCAGTCCAGTTTCAGGCCGATCCGGGTGGGGGTGGAGGCGGGACTGTTCCTGCGCGCCGACGGAACGAGGGAGACCCGGGCCGACGCCGTGGTTTTTGGGCGGATCGACTAG
- a CDS encoding DsbA family protein, with protein MAQPKRARWGRQLRVGTLLVAFGISASLWLSGCGPSQQPVDAAPQSLPTPAGQSADPTPSPSPSPTRAPAATSPAATPTAAPTQTVPFPDLARRIEGDPLALGRVDAPLVLIEFADFRCPYCGVFARETKPALVEDYVNQGLLRIEWHDAPIFGEQSIDAAVAARAAGQQGQFWSYYDALFAYDGRDHQELSRERLVDLARQIGLPDLTAFETALDNPELRALVQADYQQVLELGIYTTPTFLIGQTPITGAQPLETFRQAIETEKQRAGVS; from the coding sequence ATGGCACAGCCAAAACGGGCCCGTTGGGGCCGGCAGCTGAGGGTCGGGACCCTGCTGGTGGCGTTCGGTATCTCCGCGTCGCTCTGGCTGAGTGGGTGCGGTCCCTCGCAGCAGCCGGTTGATGCGGCGCCCCAGTCTCTCCCTACTCCAGCCGGTCAGAGCGCCGACCCGACTCCCAGCCCCTCCCCCTCGCCCACCCGGGCGCCAGCCGCCACTTCGCCAGCCGCAACTCCAACGGCCGCCCCCACCCAAACAGTGCCTTTCCCCGATCTGGCCCGCCGAATCGAGGGGGACCCCCTCGCGTTGGGACGGGTGGACGCACCCCTGGTCCTGATTGAGTTCGCGGACTTCCGCTGCCCCTACTGCGGGGTATTTGCGCGCGAAACCAAGCCGGCTCTGGTCGAGGACTACGTCAATCAGGGACTGTTGCGAATCGAGTGGCACGACGCCCCCATCTTCGGGGAACAGTCGATCGACGCGGCGGTCGCCGCCCGGGCGGCCGGTCAGCAGGGACAGTTCTGGTCCTACTACGACGCCCTGTTTGCGTATGATGGGCGTGACCATCAGGAACTGTCGCGCGAGCGGCTGGTGGATCTGGCTCGCCAGATTGGCCTGCCCGACCTGACCGCCTTTGAGACCGCTCTGGACAACCCGGAGCTCCGGGCCCTGGTCCAGGCCGACTATCAGCAGGTGCTGGAGCTGGGGATCTACACCACTCCGACCTTCCTGATCGGCCAGACCCCCATCACGGGGGCGCAGCCGCTGGAGACCTTCCGGCAGGCGATCGAGACCGAGAAGCAACGGGCGGGAGTGTCGTGA
- a CDS encoding GntR family transcriptional regulator translates to MMKHVPLWQRISAELRARIDGGQYDHDFPGELEVADEFGVSRGTARAALRPLREEGLVAASPGRRPRIRQGRAASQYGQIYSLQELIAESGLEPRNQVLRQSVVVDAEAGAELGSGPEVFLLERIRLGGENPIAYERVYTAADLAPVLTQVDFSDVAFYRVLADQCRIVITGGREQIEAIAAPDTVADLLECEPGTPLLQVFRWGCCATGVVEYRQTYFRGDRFQALRHFGSVEREHPCPSGTLS, encoded by the coding sequence ATGATGAAGCACGTGCCTCTGTGGCAGCGGATCTCGGCTGAACTGCGAGCCCGGATCGACGGCGGTCAGTACGACCACGATTTCCCCGGAGAGCTGGAGGTAGCCGACGAGTTCGGGGTTAGCCGCGGGACTGCCCGGGCCGCGCTGCGCCCCCTGCGAGAGGAAGGGTTGGTCGCGGCCAGTCCCGGGCGTCGCCCCCGGATCCGACAGGGACGGGCTGCCTCCCAGTATGGGCAGATCTACTCGCTGCAGGAGCTAATTGCCGAGTCCGGCTTAGAGCCGCGCAATCAGGTCCTCCGCCAAAGCGTGGTGGTGGACGCGGAAGCCGGAGCTGAGCTGGGCTCCGGTCCCGAAGTGTTCCTGCTGGAGCGGATCCGGCTGGGTGGTGAGAATCCGATCGCCTACGAGCGCGTTTACACCGCCGCCGACCTGGCACCTGTCCTAACCCAGGTCGACTTCAGCGACGTCGCCTTCTATCGGGTCCTGGCTGACCAGTGCCGGATCGTCATCACCGGGGGCCGAGAGCAAATTGAGGCGATCGCCGCGCCGGACACGGTGGCCGACCTGCTGGAGTGTGAACCGGGAACGCCGCTGCTGCAGGTGTTTCGGTGGGGATGCTGCGCCACCGGCGTGGTGGAGTACCGGCAAACCTACTTCCGCGGTGATCGGTTCCAGGCCCTGCGTCACTTCGGCTCGGTCGAACGCGAGCACCCGTGCCCCTCGGGCACCCTCAGCTAG